Part of the Paenibacillus sp. FSL R7-0273 genome is shown below.
GCAACCTACAAGGGCGTTAAATTCACCAGCTCCCAGCCTGACATTGTTAAAGTCGATCTTTACAAGGGAACGCTCTCCGGGATTTCTGCCGGAACAGCAACAGTAACTGCGGTTACCTATGACGGCAGATTTACCGCTGCCAGCGAGGTTACGGTTATTCCAAGCACAAGCCTGATTCAGAATCCCGGGTTTGAGGACGGTCTGAACTCGTGGACCCTTACCGGAGATCAGAGCGCGGTAACCATCGAAAATGATGTGTATACCGGTTCTTCGGCCTTACACTATTACAGTCCAACACCGGCTGAATTCAAGGTTTCCCAGACCCTCACCGGGCTGGAAAACGGAACATATACTTTATCAGCCTGGGTTTCCGGCGGCGGCGGTGAAGAGGTTTCGGAGATTTTTGCCGGAGATGCTGTGCAGAGCTTCACTAATACCGGATGGAAAGAATGGAGCAACCCCGCTATTACGGATATTGAGGTTACAGATGGGACGCTGACTGTCGGAGCCCATTATAAGCTCTCCGATGGGCAATGGGGTAATCTTGATCATTTTGAGCTGAAAGAGAAGGATAATACCGAGTATATTACAATTACTAATCCCGGCTTTGAAAAGGTTAAGGAAGACGGCACACCTGAAGGCTGGACCCTTCCTGACACCACACCGATGAGTGAAGGCACTGGTTATACGGGTGAAAGGTCGCTTGGCTTCTGGAAGGAAACCGCGTTTACCTTTGAGGCTTATCAGGAGCTCACAGGCTTGGCGAACGGAACCTACAAGCTGTCGGCCTGGTCGCAGGGCGCCGGGGATGAAGTGAAAAATGAGCTGTATGCAGTGGCGGGCGGTCAGACGCCTTTAACAGCCGGCTTCAAGAATAAGGGCTGGAATAAGTGGAACCAGGCGGTTGTAGACAACATTAAAGTCACCGATGGAACACTGAAGATTGGCTTCTCATTGGATGCAAAAGCCGGGAATTGGGGCTCCTATGACGACTTCGTTCTGATCAAAATCAGTGACGAGCCGGGTACGAACCCAGGCACAGATCCAGGAACGGATCCAGGCACACAGCCGGGAACCGATCCGGGGACGCAGGTTCCGCCAGCCAGCGGTGAGACCGGAACTCCTTCTCCGGGCGGCATTCCGGGAACAATCAGTACTCCGGCACCCGAGCCTGTTGTTACTGTTGCCGGCAATACTAATGTCTACAGTCTCACTATCAAAGCGGAAGCAAACGCTGGAAAAGAAGGATATACAGCCAAGCTGGACTCTAATGTAATAAACGGTCTGCTGCAAAAGGTTAAAGAGTCTCAGGCAGCGGGCCGAAAAGCGGTAATTGAGCTCAAGCTTGATGGGGCAGCGAATGAGCAGACTGTCCAATTAACGGTTCCGAAGGAAGCGATCAAGCTGCTGGCGGATCATACGGAAACAGCATTCAGGCTGAATACCGGTGGTGCTGCAATTACCTTTGATCATACATCAGTTGCAGCTATAGGCAGTGCAGCAGCAGATACCGAAATCAGTGTTAATAGACTTGCTGCTTCCGGCTTCCCGGATAATGTCCGGAGCGTAATCGGGGACAATTCCGTATACGACTTCACTGTAAAGGCAGCCAATACTGAAATCACACAATTTAACGGGGGCAAGGTGACAATCAGTCTGCCATATGCTCCGCGTGCGGGTGAACAGACTAACGCAATTGTTGCCTACTATATGGATCAGGCAGGAAGCCTGACCCCTGTCAAAGGCGGTTATGAGGCTTCAACAGGAACGGTGAAGCTTCAGACAAGCCATTTATCGCAATATGCTGCGGGATACAATGCAGTGACCTTCAGCGATGTCAGCTCCGGGCACTGGTACAATGATGCAGTGGGTTACTTGGCAGCAAGAGAAATCGCAAAGGGTGTAGGCGGCAATGCATTTGCCCCTGAGAGCATGGTAATACGGGCTGATTTCCTCATGATGATTATGAAGGCTTACGGGATCGAAGCAGATGCCGGAGCAACGGATCATTTTGCGGATACAGAGAATAAATACTACTCCGGCTATGTAAGCACTGCACGGAAGCTGGGCTTGGTGTCCGGTACAGGGGACAACAAGTTCAACCCGGAAGCAGTCATTACCCGGCAGGATATGTCCGTTATTTTCTACAATGCCCTGAAGCATCTGGGTGAACTGCCTGCGGGCCAGAATAGCGTAAGCCTGGACGGCTTTGCAGATGCAGCCGCAGTAGCCGGCTATGCCAAAGAGGCGATGAAGGCACTGGTGGATGCCGGTATCATGACAGGAGACAACAATAAGCTTACACCTGCGGCCCAAGCTACCCGGGCACAGGCAGCACAGCTTTTATACAAAGCTATCAAGTAATGATTACTGCAAAGCCCAGCGCCGGACGGAATTCCGGCGCTGGGCTTAGGCCGGTTACGGACAATCAGAGCCTGTATCCTCAACAGCAATATTGACTTTCGGCCAAGGCATCATGCATTGTATTAAGCGGAGGATGAACTATGACTAACAAGGGGAAACGGCCGTTTTGGGGAACGTTCAAATTTAGCACGAAGCTGATCATTGCCTTATCGGCGGCCAATATTCTGATTTCCAGTATTACAGGCATCATTACGTACCGTATCCATCTGTCGCTGTTCAATGAGGAAATCAGCCGCCAGTATTCCATGACAACTGAGCAAATATTGGCCCAGCTGGATTCAAGAGTCAACGATATGTACAGGGTCACCGATTATATCACCCTGAATCCTTCGGTAAGTGAGGCAGTCACTGAGCAGGCGGAAGGGGCCAATTCCTTTGAGCGGATGAAGCTTGAGCAGCTGCTGGATAAAGAGGTGTATCAGATCCGCCTGGATGCGCCGGAAATTATGGGAATCCGCATATATGACCTAAAAGGCAACATTCTCAACCTGGGCTCCTTTTCAGGACGGTTCAATAACTTTACCAGCTCCTTTATGGAGGATATGCTGGCGAGACTGGAGCCGACGGGCGGAGAGTACGTATGGAGCCGGTCTGTTGAAAGCGATTTCGTTCAGGGGGCGGCCACCAATGTGCTGCTGGCCGGCCGGCTCATGCGTACCATTGATCTGGAGACCTACGGCGTTATGCTGATATTATTCAACAATTCTTTATTTGAATCGCACATCAAGGATCTGCGCATCCATGAGGATGCGGAAGCTTATTTATTCGATGCGGAGGGCCGGCTGGTCTATTCTCTCAATGGCTCGGACAATCCGCAGGCACCCGCTCTTGCCGACATGCCCGCAGCCGGCAGCATGGTGCGCAAAGAGCATGGAGTCTCCTACATGTACACCAGACAGGTGTCCGAGAAGGTTGGCTTCACACTGGTAAGCAAGGTATCTCTGGCACAGATTCAGAGCGGCAGCAGTGTGATTTTGCAGGTGGCGGTTGCTTCGGCACTGGCCAGCTTTGTCAGTCTGTGCATTATTATTTCAGTAATCAGCCGCATGCTGCTGCGCCCGCTGGGCAGTCTGGTCCGGGGAATGCGGCATGTGCGGGAGGGCAAGTTCGAGACCCGGATCCAAATCCGCAGCAGGGATGAGCTGGGCTTTCTCGGAGAAAGCTTCAACAATATGACGGCCCATATCGAAAATCTGGTCTATGAAATATACGAACGCAAAATTAATGAAAAGGAGGCAGAGCTGAAGGCGATACAGGCTCAGCTTAACCCTCATTTTCTGTATAACACGCTGGGAATGTTCTTCTGGAAGTTTTATATGCTGGGTGATGAGCGCTCTGCCCGTCTGATTAACGGGTTGTCGGAAATGCTGCAGTATACGCTCGAGCCGGTCAGCCAGATGACCACACTGCGGGATGAGCTCAGGCAGATTAACAATTATCTGGAGATTCAAAAGGAACGCTATCCGGATGCACTTGCCGCAGAAATCAATATTCCTGAAGAAATGATGGACTGCCGTGTGTTCCGCCTGCTGATTCAGCCGATTGTTGAGAATGCCTTCGTGCATGCCTTCAACAACAAAAAGTCGGACCGGCGTCTGCTGATTACCGGCCGTATTCAGTCTGACGGGGGAGGAGCAGAGCCGGTGCTTGTCCTGGAAATCAGCGACAACGGCAGCGGGATGAGCCAGGGGACCATCGGGCGGATTCTGAATCCTTCACCTGAGCATGTAAACGATAAAAGAAAACGTATAGGTACGGGGAGCGTCATCCGGCGGATCGAACTGGCTTACGGTGCACCGTACGGAGTCGAATTCGAGTCGGTGCCCGGTGAGGGCACGCTGGTACGGATGAAGCTGCCATACCGGCTGGGGGAGAGTGAGGAAGCTTGATTGGTAAACTGCTTGTCGTAGATGATGAAATCTGGTTCCGTGAGGGCCTGGTGCAGCTGATCTCCAGCAACCAGCTCGGCTGGGAGGTTGTCGGAGAGGCAGCTGACGGGGAAGAGGCCATGCAGGCGGTCGCGCTGTGCAAGCCGGACCTGATTATAACGGATATTAATATGCCGGTTATGGACGGGCTGCAGTTCATGGAATGGCTGTCACACACCCATCCCGAGATTAAGGTGATCATTCTGACCGGCTACCGTGATTTCGAGTATGCCCAGCGCGCGCTGCGCTACGGAGCCGTAGAGTTTCTGCTCAAGCCCTTCTCGCTGGATGAAGCCTATCTCGTGTTCCGCAAAGCCTATGAGGCGCTGCGTTTGAAGCAGCTGAAGGCAAGAATCGCCAGACAGGAGCAGCAGACCGAGCTGTTCCGGGCTGCGATATTCGGCTTGCCCTGTGAGCGTACGCTCAGAGAGGGCTGGGAACGGCAATGGCAGGAAGCGGAGTTCTGTATCCTGCAGGTGGATACCTACGAGCAGCCGGGCAAAACTTATTCTGCAGGTGACATTGGCCTCCTCCATTACGCGGTAACGAATATTTTGCAGGAGCTGCTGCAGAGGGAGCCTGTGGAAGGCCTTTATTTCCCTTTGCGTAAGGATACCTTTGCTTTCTTGCTGAAGCCCGGTTCCATGGGGGAAGCTTACCGTCTGCATGTGCAGGAGGCTTTGCACGACTTTATTGAGCTCAAGACAAGCTGGCTGAAGCTTGGAGTGGTGCAGAGGTTTGCCGATCTTGCGAAGCAATACGGTATTCATTCGGGAGCAGGAGCCGGCAGCATAGCTGATCTCGATACGATGGACGGGTTTGCACTGCTTAAAGAGGAGCTGCTGGTACTGCTGGATACCGGTGAATTGCCGGCGGCGGAGCGCAGGCTGGAGGAATACGTGAACCAGGCGGCAGCACTCGGGCTTCAGGCAGGCAAGACGAGAATCTATACGCTGATCACTGTCTTTTCAAGTATCCTGCTGACAGAGTTCAAGCATGTCCGGGCAACAGTGGCCGGGGAAGAGCTCAATCCTGCCCGTATTCTCAAATTTCAGACTGTGCAGGAGCTGGCGGGCTGGGCCAAAGAGAAATGCGCAGAATTTACAGGCATTTTCCATGACTGGCTGAGCAGGCAGCAGGACAATGCCGTGCTTCAGGCCAAGCAATACATTGAAAGCCACTACCAGGAGGACTGCTCCCTGCAGACTGTGGCTGCGCATGTGCATGTAACGCCTAATTACTTAAGCAATCTGTTCAAAAAAGAGACTGGGACCGGTCTTACAAATTACGTTGCCCAGCTGCGGATCGAGGAGGCCAAGCTGCTGCTGCAGCGGAGCCGCCTGCGGATGACGGAGATTGCGGAGCGGGTCGGATTCGATAACTCCAGTTATTTTACGGTCGTCTTCAAGCAGCTGACCGGGGAATCGCCGCGTGAGTTCCGGAAACGGTTTGAGTAATCCAAAGTTCATACCGGGCTTGAGCCATCCGGCGTTTACGCGCGGATGGCTCTTTTGTGTGTAGAATTTTAAAAAAACATCGTAGGATTTTGAATGTTCCTGCCGTCCCGGCCCGGTACAATCTATGTATAACCAATAAACAAAGAGCAACACGATAGGAGAGGAGTCTTGATGGAGATTACAAATGCAGCTCCGGCTGCAAGCCCTGCCGGACCAGAAGTAAAGGGAAGATTCAGCGGGCCGAAATGGAAACGCTTCAAAACAAATCTGCCCCTGTTGCTGATGTTCACGCCAGTTATCCTGTTTTACCTGATATTCCGGTATGCGCCGATTGGCGGGCTGGTCATTGCCTTTAAGGATTACAACTTTTATGACGGGATAATGAACAGTCCCTGGGTCGGCCTGCATTACTTTGAGGTGTTGTTTCAGGACCCCCGGACGCTGGAGATTATCCGCAACACACTGGTGCTCAGCCTGCTGAGTCTGGCCGTGGGCTTTCCGATTCCGATTATACTGGCGATCATGCTCAATGAAGTCCGCAGCATGGGCTTTAAGCGGACGGTCCAGACCATTGTCTATATGCCGCATTTCCTGTCATGGGTCATCATTGCCATGCTGGTATCGACAGCCTTTGCCATGGAGAACGGACTGGTCAACCGGGTCGTTGAGCAGCTCACCGGTGCAGCGTATCCGTTTATGTATGAGAAGCTCTCCTGGGTTTCCATTTTTATCGGATCTGGTATTTGGAAGGATATGGGCTTTAACGCGATTATCTTTTTGGCGGCCCTGTCTGCTATAGATCCCAGCCTGTATGAAGCATCGGCCATGGACGGCGGGGGGAAGCTGCGGCAAATCTGGCATATTACGCTCCCGGGGATTCGTCCTACGATCATCCTGCTGCTGATTTTATCCATGGGCCGGGTGATGGAGGTAGGCTTTGATCAGGTGTTCATGCTTCAAAATGCGAATGTGAATCAGATTGCCGATGTAATCAGCACCTATATTTACCGGATCGGTCTACAGGGTGCACAGTTCAGTCTGACGACAGCAATGGGATTATTTGAATCATTAGTGGCGTTTATCCTGGTATTCACAGCCAATACGATCGCCCGCAAATTTGATCAAGGTCTATGGTAAGGAGGAGCTACTTATGCGGGACAGCAGAAGTGAGAAAATATTCTATGCACTGAATTATATAGTATTGACCATTGTAGCAATAAGCTGCATAGCTCCTTTATTGAACGTAATCGCTTTATCGCTCAGCGGAGCGGATGCGGTGGCAAGCGGCAGAGTGACGCTCTGGCCGGTGGAGTTTAGCCTTTCGTCCTTTAACAGCCTGTTTACAGGGACACCCATCATGCGTTCCTTCTGGAACAGTGTGCAAATTACATTAGTCGGTACCGGGCTTAGTATGCTGGTTACCATTATGGCTGCCTATCCCTTATCCCGTAAGCAATTTTACAGCCGCCGCTTCTTTACACTGGCGATGGTATTCACAATGATCTTTAACGGCGGTCTGATTCCCAGCTATCTGGTCGTGTCCAATCTTGGCCTTGTGAACAGCTACGCTGCACTTTGGCTGCCCGGACTGGTCAGCACTTACAATATGCTGCTTATGCGCTCTGCCTTTGAACAGCTGCCGGGTGAGGTGGATGAAGCGGCAAAAATCGACGGCTGCGGTGAAACGGGCATTCTGCTGCGGATTGTTCTGCCGCTGTCCAAGCCGATGCTGGCAACACTAGCGTTATTTTACGGAGTCGCATACTGGAATTCCTTCATGAGTGTCATGATTTATATCAACGATACGGCCAAGTACAATATGACCGTGCTCGTGCAGAATATGATCAAATCCACCTCGATGATTCAGGATTTTGCGGACCCGACCATGCTGGCCACGATGACACCGGAAGGGATACGCTCTGCCGCCGTCATTGTCATGATTGTCCCGATTCTGGCGGTGTATCCGCTGCTGCAGAAGTATTTTGTAAAGGGTGTTATGCTTGGCTCAATCAAAGGGTAAAGGGCCGGCGTTCTCCATATTTATACTACATGAAAGTGGGGTTTCATCATGAGTTTAATCAATAAACTGCCTAAGCTTCTGTTCGTTGCAGGCCTGGGTGCCAGCCTGCTGGCAGGATGTTCAAGCAACAACGCTGATAAAGAGCCGGCGGCTGGAAACACAGCCACTAACGCACCTAAGGAGCGGGGGAATATCTCCTCTACCATCTATGACCGGGGATCGGTTCCGAACGGGATGGGCACGATTGAAGACAATATGTGGACCAAGTGGATCAATGAGAACGGACCGGCCAATCTGAAATTTGTGGCGATTCCGCGCTGGGAGTCACAGTCCAAGCTGAACGTGCTTCTGGCTTCGGGCAGTGCACCGGATCTGATCTTTGAATTCGGCACCAGCATCCGCAACCAGATGTTTGACCAGAAGCAGCTCATGCCGCTGGATGATCTCATCGACCAGCATAGTGTGGAGTATAAGGCGCTGCTGGAGAAATATCCTCAGCTGCGGCAGGCCGGGATCAAATCGGATGGCAAGCTGTATGAATTCGGCCGCATGAATGAGGTGTACCCGCTGGTGAGCGTGTTCATCCGCCAGGATTGGCTGGATAAGCTGGGACTTCAGGTTCCTACCACGGAGGAAGAGTTCCTGGCTGTAGCCAAAGCATTCACCGAGCAGGACCCGGACGGCAACGGCGTGGATGACACTTACGGGATCGGCGGGTTTGAATTCGGGGACAATGCCGGATTGTTCCGGTATATCTTTAATGCAAACTGGGTTAATCTCGGTGAGAACGGTGAAATTGAGGTCGGACCTGAACGCCTGAAGGCTGAGGCCGAATTCAAGCGGGAGCTGTACGAAGCAGGGGTTGTCGACAAGGACTTCCTGAGCGATAAGGACGGGTCCAAATCGAAGCAGGACTTCCTGAACGGTAAAATCGGAATCTACGCTTTTATGACCAATGATTATATGGGCTTTGCCTCACGTGAGCTGGATACATTGATGAAAAATGTACCGGATTCCAAGCTGAAGATTATGCCTCTGCCTAAGACTTCCGCAGGACAGTTCACTACAGTCTGGAACAATCCGGTGCAGATGACTGCTATTGTGAATGCCCGGGCCAAGAACCCT
Proteins encoded:
- a CDS encoding glycosyl hydrolase 53 family protein, which gives rise to MKNSKRMLAIILLISMALSSIFTGLPAKAEASAAPGSFSKGADISWLPQLEALGHKFYNDNGEEQDLLLILKDHGIDSIRIRAWVNPSDDPSNGHNSTEEVVALASRVSALGFRVMIDFHYSDSWADPGKQVTPAAWADADLEQLKVHVSEYTTDVMKALQAAGVTPEWVQIGNEINNGMLHPLGAYSNTTNLIQLIQAGSSAAKAIFPEIKVIIHRANGAEAGVDPYYAGLVAAGLKDSDYDIIGLSYYPEATFTSSIDELSENMNKLEQNYGKEVMIVEVGGNVSEDVDSVHNMLVAVQDKLHNVPNQRGTGIFYWEPTGIMFDYPLSAWNKDGSPTIAMDAFIDGAAPINRYPVQALTLDQPETVIEVGGNGALTPIFTPENATYKGVKFTSSQPDIVKVDLYKGTLSGISAGTATVTAVTYDGRFTAASEVTVIPSTSLIQNPGFEDGLNSWTLTGDQSAVTIENDVYTGSSALHYYSPTPAEFKVSQTLTGLENGTYTLSAWVSGGGGEEVSEIFAGDAVQSFTNTGWKEWSNPAITDIEVTDGTLTVGAHYKLSDGQWGNLDHFELKEKDNTEYITITNPGFEKVKEDGTPEGWTLPDTTPMSEGTGYTGERSLGFWKETAFTFEAYQELTGLANGTYKLSAWSQGAGDEVKNELYAVAGGQTPLTAGFKNKGWNKWNQAVVDNIKVTDGTLKIGFSLDAKAGNWGSYDDFVLIKISDEPGTNPGTDPGTDPGTQPGTDPGTQVPPASGETGTPSPGGIPGTISTPAPEPVVTVAGNTNVYSLTIKAEANAGKEGYTAKLDSNVINGLLQKVKESQAAGRKAVIELKLDGAANEQTVQLTVPKEAIKLLADHTETAFRLNTGGAAITFDHTSVAAIGSAAADTEISVNRLAASGFPDNVRSVIGDNSVYDFTVKAANTEITQFNGGKVTISLPYAPRAGEQTNAIVAYYMDQAGSLTPVKGGYEASTGTVKLQTSHLSQYAAGYNAVTFSDVSSGHWYNDAVGYLAAREIAKGVGGNAFAPESMVIRADFLMMIMKAYGIEADAGATDHFADTENKYYSGYVSTARKLGLVSGTGDNKFNPEAVITRQDMSVIFYNALKHLGELPAGQNSVSLDGFADAAAVAGYAKEAMKALVDAGIMTGDNNKLTPAAQATRAQAAQLLYKAIK
- a CDS encoding sensor histidine kinase, giving the protein MTNKGKRPFWGTFKFSTKLIIALSAANILISSITGIITYRIHLSLFNEEISRQYSMTTEQILAQLDSRVNDMYRVTDYITLNPSVSEAVTEQAEGANSFERMKLEQLLDKEVYQIRLDAPEIMGIRIYDLKGNILNLGSFSGRFNNFTSSFMEDMLARLEPTGGEYVWSRSVESDFVQGAATNVLLAGRLMRTIDLETYGVMLILFNNSLFESHIKDLRIHEDAEAYLFDAEGRLVYSLNGSDNPQAPALADMPAAGSMVRKEHGVSYMYTRQVSEKVGFTLVSKVSLAQIQSGSSVILQVAVASALASFVSLCIIISVISRMLLRPLGSLVRGMRHVREGKFETRIQIRSRDELGFLGESFNNMTAHIENLVYEIYERKINEKEAELKAIQAQLNPHFLYNTLGMFFWKFYMLGDERSARLINGLSEMLQYTLEPVSQMTTLRDELRQINNYLEIQKERYPDALAAEINIPEEMMDCRVFRLLIQPIVENAFVHAFNNKKSDRRLLITGRIQSDGGGAEPVLVLEISDNGSGMSQGTIGRILNPSPEHVNDKRKRIGTGSVIRRIELAYGAPYGVEFESVPGEGTLVRMKLPYRLGESEEA
- a CDS encoding response regulator transcription factor; protein product: MIGKLLVVDDEIWFREGLVQLISSNQLGWEVVGEAADGEEAMQAVALCKPDLIITDINMPVMDGLQFMEWLSHTHPEIKVIILTGYRDFEYAQRALRYGAVEFLLKPFSLDEAYLVFRKAYEALRLKQLKARIARQEQQTELFRAAIFGLPCERTLREGWERQWQEAEFCILQVDTYEQPGKTYSAGDIGLLHYAVTNILQELLQREPVEGLYFPLRKDTFAFLLKPGSMGEAYRLHVQEALHDFIELKTSWLKLGVVQRFADLAKQYGIHSGAGAGSIADLDTMDGFALLKEELLVLLDTGELPAAERRLEEYVNQAAALGLQAGKTRIYTLITVFSSILLTEFKHVRATVAGEELNPARILKFQTVQELAGWAKEKCAEFTGIFHDWLSRQQDNAVLQAKQYIESHYQEDCSLQTVAAHVHVTPNYLSNLFKKETGTGLTNYVAQLRIEEAKLLLQRSRLRMTEIAERVGFDNSSYFTVVFKQLTGESPREFRKRFE
- a CDS encoding ABC transporter permease, which translates into the protein MEITNAAPAASPAGPEVKGRFSGPKWKRFKTNLPLLLMFTPVILFYLIFRYAPIGGLVIAFKDYNFYDGIMNSPWVGLHYFEVLFQDPRTLEIIRNTLVLSLLSLAVGFPIPIILAIMLNEVRSMGFKRTVQTIVYMPHFLSWVIIAMLVSTAFAMENGLVNRVVEQLTGAAYPFMYEKLSWVSIFIGSGIWKDMGFNAIIFLAALSAIDPSLYEASAMDGGGKLRQIWHITLPGIRPTIILLLILSMGRVMEVGFDQVFMLQNANVNQIADVISTYIYRIGLQGAQFSLTTAMGLFESLVAFILVFTANTIARKFDQGLW
- a CDS encoding carbohydrate ABC transporter permease; the protein is MRDSRSEKIFYALNYIVLTIVAISCIAPLLNVIALSLSGADAVASGRVTLWPVEFSLSSFNSLFTGTPIMRSFWNSVQITLVGTGLSMLVTIMAAYPLSRKQFYSRRFFTLAMVFTMIFNGGLIPSYLVVSNLGLVNSYAALWLPGLVSTYNMLLMRSAFEQLPGEVDEAAKIDGCGETGILLRIVLPLSKPMLATLALFYGVAYWNSFMSVMIYINDTAKYNMTVLVQNMIKSTSMIQDFADPTMLATMTPEGIRSAAVIVMIVPILAVYPLLQKYFVKGVMLGSIKG
- a CDS encoding extracellular solute-binding protein, whose product is MSLINKLPKLLFVAGLGASLLAGCSSNNADKEPAAGNTATNAPKERGNISSTIYDRGSVPNGMGTIEDNMWTKWINENGPANLKFVAIPRWESQSKLNVLLASGSAPDLIFEFGTSIRNQMFDQKQLMPLDDLIDQHSVEYKALLEKYPQLRQAGIKSDGKLYEFGRMNEVYPLVSVFIRQDWLDKLGLQVPTTEEEFLAVAKAFTEQDPDGNGVDDTYGIGGFEFGDNAGLFRYIFNANWVNLGENGEIEVGPERLKAEAEFKRELYEAGVVDKDFLSDKDGSKSKQDFLNGKIGIYAFMTNDYMGFASRELDTLMKNVPDSKLKIMPLPKTSAGQFTTVWNNPVQMTAIVNARAKNPEAIMEYIDFLVKPETGRTFRYGIEGEHYKLEADGRPVILDQEKYKNEVSWASDFGMVYSRLEEGKYGYAETQFDEAIPAQKEALRLFKEAVDMYMTDLPVGEGLTHSEHMPQLPKELQVKFSNVTAAVHDIYTRAIISGGKYTVEQASQDAQKQWETGGGAEIVDWYKQWWDKEKDNVLIWSDFYEIFEQQQAALKAE